A window of the Streptomyces sp. Ag109_O5-10 genome harbors these coding sequences:
- a CDS encoding UDP-glucose/GDP-mannose dehydrogenase family protein, which translates to MSLKITVIGTGYLGATHAAAMAELGFEVLGLDVVPEKIAMLERGETPMYEPGLDELLRRHVAGFEGSSGRLRFTTDWAEVGAFGDVHFVCVNTPQKHGEYACDMSYVDSAIASLAPHLTGPALVVGKSTVPVGSAERLAAYLAENAPAGAEAELAWNPEFLREGFAVQDTLHPDRIVVGVHSERAEKLLREVYATPVGEGTPFVVTDFPTAELVKTSANSFLATKISFINAMAEVCEAAGGDVARLAEAIGYDDRIGRKFLRAGIGFGGGCLPKDIRAFMARAGELGADQALTFLREIDSINMRRRGQMVEMAREALGGGSFLGKRVAVLGATFKPDSDDVRDSPALNVAGQIHLQGGQVTVYDPKGMANAGRLFPTLGYAGSAEECVRGADVVLHLTEWREFRELDPAALGEVAAAKVILDGRNALEPELWRRAGWTYRAMGRPTA; encoded by the coding sequence ATGAGCCTCAAGATCACCGTGATCGGCACCGGCTATCTCGGCGCCACGCATGCCGCGGCCATGGCGGAGCTCGGCTTCGAGGTGCTCGGGCTCGACGTCGTACCCGAGAAGATCGCGATGCTGGAGCGCGGCGAGACCCCGATGTACGAGCCGGGGCTCGACGAGCTGCTGCGCCGGCACGTGGCGGGCTTCGAGGGCTCCTCCGGGCGGCTGCGCTTCACCACCGACTGGGCCGAGGTGGGCGCGTTCGGCGACGTCCACTTCGTCTGCGTGAACACCCCGCAGAAGCACGGCGAGTACGCCTGCGACATGTCGTACGTGGACTCCGCGATCGCGTCGCTGGCCCCGCATCTGACCGGGCCCGCGCTCGTCGTCGGCAAGTCGACCGTGCCGGTCGGCTCGGCGGAGCGGCTGGCCGCCTACCTCGCCGAGAACGCGCCGGCCGGCGCCGAGGCCGAGCTGGCCTGGAACCCGGAGTTCCTGCGCGAGGGCTTCGCCGTCCAGGACACCCTGCACCCGGACCGGATCGTGGTCGGCGTGCACAGCGAACGCGCCGAGAAGCTGCTGCGCGAGGTGTACGCGACGCCGGTCGGCGAGGGTACGCCGTTCGTGGTGACGGACTTCCCGACGGCCGAGCTGGTGAAGACCTCCGCGAACTCCTTCCTGGCCACGAAGATCTCCTTCATCAACGCGATGGCCGAGGTGTGCGAGGCCGCGGGCGGGGACGTGGCCAGGCTGGCGGAGGCGATCGGGTACGACGACCGGATCGGGCGGAAGTTCCTGCGTGCCGGGATCGGGTTCGGCGGCGGCTGCCTGCCGAAGGACATCCGCGCCTTCATGGCCCGTGCGGGTGAGCTGGGCGCCGACCAGGCGCTGACCTTCCTGCGCGAGATCGACTCCATCAACATGCGGCGCCGCGGCCAGATGGTCGAGATGGCCCGGGAGGCGCTGGGTGGCGGGTCCTTCCTCGGGAAGCGGGTCGCTGTGCTCGGCGCGACGTTCAAGCCGGACTCGGACGACGTCCGGGACTCGCCCGCGCTGAACGTGGCCGGTCAGATCCATCTGCAGGGCGGCCAGGTGACGGTGTACGACCCGAAGGGGATGGCCAACGCGGGGCGGCTGTTCCCGACCCTTGGCTACGCCGGTAGCGCCGAGGAGTGTGTGCGGGGGGCCGATGTGGTGCTGCACCTCACCGAGTGGCGGGAGTTCAGGGAGCTGGATCCGGCGGCGCTGGGAGAGGTGGCCGCGGCGAAGGTGATCCTCGACGGGCGGAACGCGCTGGAGCCGGAGCTCTGGCGGCGGGCCGGGTGGACGTATCGCGCGATGGGGCGTCCGACCGCCTGA
- a CDS encoding acyl-CoA dehydrogenase yields the protein MAGSADFDLYRPSEEHDMLRDVVRALVEAKIAPYAAAVDEEARFPQEALDALVANELQAVHVPEEYGGAGADALATVIVIEEVARACVSSSLIPAVNKLGSLPVILSGSEDLKKKYLTPLAKGDAMFSYCLSEPEAGSDAAGMKTKAVRDGDHYVLNGVKRWITNAGVSEYYTVMAVTDPEKRSKGISAFVVEKSDEGVSFGAPEKKLGIKGSPTREVYFDNVRIPADRMIGAEGTGFATAMKTLDHTRITIAAQALGVAQGALDYAKGYVQERKQFGKPIADFQGIQFMLADMAMKIAAARALTYQAAAASERGDADLTFQGAAAKCFASDVAMEVTTDAVQLLGGYGYTRDYPVERMMRDAKITQIYEGTNQVQRIVMARNLP from the coding sequence TTGGCCGGATCGGCTGACTTCGACCTGTACCGCCCGTCCGAGGAGCACGACATGCTCCGGGACGTCGTTCGCGCGCTGGTCGAGGCGAAGATCGCCCCCTACGCCGCCGCGGTCGACGAGGAGGCCCGCTTCCCCCAGGAGGCGCTCGACGCCCTGGTCGCCAACGAGCTCCAGGCCGTGCACGTCCCCGAGGAGTACGGCGGGGCCGGTGCCGACGCGCTCGCCACGGTCATCGTGATCGAGGAGGTCGCCCGCGCCTGCGTCTCCTCCTCCCTCATCCCGGCCGTGAACAAGCTGGGCTCGCTCCCGGTGATCCTCTCCGGCTCCGAGGACCTGAAGAAGAAGTACCTCACGCCGCTGGCCAAGGGCGACGCGATGTTCTCGTACTGCCTCTCCGAGCCGGAGGCGGGCTCCGACGCGGCCGGCATGAAGACGAAGGCGGTCCGCGACGGCGACCACTACGTCCTCAACGGCGTGAAGCGCTGGATCACGAACGCGGGCGTCTCCGAGTACTACACGGTGATGGCCGTCACCGACCCCGAGAAGCGCTCCAAGGGCATCTCCGCCTTCGTGGTCGAGAAGTCCGACGAGGGCGTCTCCTTCGGCGCTCCGGAGAAGAAGCTCGGCATCAAGGGCTCGCCGACCCGCGAGGTCTACTTCGACAACGTCCGCATCCCCGCCGACCGCATGATCGGCGCCGAGGGCACCGGCTTCGCCACCGCGATGAAGACCCTCGACCACACCCGCATCACCATCGCCGCCCAGGCCCTCGGCGTCGCCCAGGGCGCCCTCGACTACGCCAAGGGCTACGTCCAGGAGCGCAAGCAGTTCGGCAAGCCGATCGCCGACTTCCAGGGCATCCAGTTCATGCTCGCCGACATGGCCATGAAGATCGCCGCCGCCCGTGCCCTCACCTACCAGGCCGCGGCCGCCTCCGAGCGCGGCGACGCCGACCTCACCTTCCAGGGCGCGGCGGCCAAGTGCTTCGCCTCCGACGTCGCCATGGAGGTCACCACGGACGCCGTCCAGCTCCTCGGCGGCTACGGCTACACCCGCGACTACCCGGTCGAGCGCATGATGCGCGACGCGAAGATCACCCAGATCTATGAAGGCACCAACCAAGTTCAGCGCATCGTGATGGCGAGGAACCTTCCGTAG
- a CDS encoding four-helix bundle copper-binding protein translates to MTQTGPMTAMSKQMQECVNTCMATHTMCEETLSSCMSMEGGQAHMRIMRALMDCSEATRMCADMMMRRSPLSPEMCAMCAKACDMCAEACMSMPDDPQMKRCAEACRRCAEMCRSMATMAM, encoded by the coding sequence ATGACCCAGACCGGACCCATGACGGCCATGTCCAAGCAGATGCAGGAGTGCGTCAACACGTGCATGGCCACCCACACGATGTGCGAGGAGACCCTGAGCTCCTGCATGTCGATGGAGGGCGGCCAGGCCCACATGCGCATCATGCGCGCGCTCATGGACTGCTCCGAGGCGACCCGTATGTGCGCCGACATGATGATGCGGCGTTCGCCGCTCTCGCCCGAGATGTGTGCGATGTGTGCCAAAGCGTGTGACATGTGTGCCGAGGCGTGTATGTCCATGCCCGACGACCCGCAGATGAAGCGCTGCGCGGAGGCGTGTCGCCGCTGCGCCGAGATGTGCCGCTCCATGGCGACCATGGCCATGTGA
- a CDS encoding LCP family protein, whose product MSEWPEGWSDGNRGNQYGRGSAGAQPEGARVMRQVRRGEPSAPPYGAPQQGGGYPGVPQQPSYNGGYDDGGGYDGYDSGYNTGQVYGGGPGGDGPSGTREREPRPAPNWRKRIKWTAIVVVSVLVVTSVATYFWADSKLHRDVDLSKVIDRPAAGKGTNYLIVGSDSRKGMSAEEKKKLHTGSAEGQRTDSMMILHVGDNGDTLVSLPRDSDVEIPSYKGSTSGKVYPNTGRHTKLNAAYAEDGPTLLVRTVEYNTGLHIDHYVEIGFAGFADIVDAVGGVTITIDQGFKDSYSGANFKAGKQTLNGEEALAFVRTRHAFAASDLQRTKNQQKFLAALAHQVATPSTILNPFKLYPTLGAGLDSLTVDKDMSLWDLASMFFAMKGVNGGDGTSMNMPVSGSTGGNLVWDKAKVKTLVDELKNDQKVTVSGN is encoded by the coding sequence ATGAGCGAATGGCCCGAGGGATGGTCGGACGGCAACCGCGGCAACCAATACGGCCGCGGTAGTGCGGGCGCGCAGCCCGAGGGCGCCCGCGTGATGCGCCAGGTACGGCGCGGGGAGCCGTCGGCACCGCCGTACGGCGCCCCGCAGCAGGGCGGCGGGTACCCCGGGGTCCCGCAGCAGCCGTCGTACAACGGCGGGTACGACGACGGTGGCGGGTACGACGGCTACGACAGCGGCTACAACACCGGCCAGGTCTACGGCGGCGGCCCGGGGGGCGATGGCCCTTCCGGCACGCGCGAGCGTGAGCCGCGGCCGGCTCCCAACTGGCGCAAGCGGATCAAGTGGACCGCGATCGTCGTGGTGAGCGTGCTGGTCGTCACATCCGTCGCGACCTACTTCTGGGCCGACTCCAAGCTGCACCGGGACGTCGACCTGTCCAAGGTGATCGACCGGCCCGCGGCGGGCAAGGGCACCAACTACCTGATCGTCGGTTCCGACAGCCGCAAGGGCATGTCGGCCGAGGAGAAGAAGAAGCTGCACACGGGGTCGGCCGAGGGCCAGCGCACCGACTCGATGATGATCCTGCACGTCGGCGACAACGGCGACACCCTGGTCTCGCTGCCCCGTGACTCGGACGTGGAGATCCCCTCCTACAAGGGGTCGACGTCCGGCAAGGTCTACCCGAACACCGGCCGTCACACGAAGCTCAACGCGGCCTACGCCGAGGACGGCCCGACCCTCCTCGTCCGCACGGTCGAGTACAACACCGGCCTGCACATCGACCACTACGTGGAGATCGGCTTCGCCGGTTTCGCCGACATAGTGGACGCGGTCGGCGGTGTCACGATCACCATCGACCAGGGCTTCAAGGACAGCTACTCGGGCGCGAACTTCAAGGCGGGCAAACAGACCCTGAACGGCGAGGAGGCGCTGGCCTTCGTCCGTACCCGGCACGCCTTCGCCGCGTCCGACCTGCAGCGCACCAAGAACCAGCAGAAGTTCCTGGCGGCCCTGGCCCACCAGGTGGCCACCCCGTCGACGATCCTGAACCCCTTCAAGCTCTACCCCACCCTCGGCGCGGGACTGGACTCCCTCACCGTCGACAAGGACATGAGCCTGTGGGACCTGGCGTCGATGTTCTTCGCGATGAAGGGCGTCAACGGCGGCGACGGCACCTCGATGAACATGCCGGTCTCCGGCTCCACCGGCGGCAACCTCGTCTGGGACAAGGCGAAGGTGAAGACGCTGGTCGACGAGCTGAAGAACGACCAGAAGGTCACCGTCAGCGGCAACTAG
- a CDS encoding acyl-CoA thioesterase: MTDQAPEAEPDIPGKPTSASRTTLSHIMTHSDTNLLGTVHGGVIMKLVDDAAGAVAGRHSGGPAVTASMDEMVFLEPVRVGDLVHVKAQVNWTGRTSMEVGVRVLAERWNESTPATQVGSAYLVFAAVDADGKPRRVPRVLPETDRDRRRYQEAQIRRTHRLARRREIRELRERRVAEGYAD; encoded by the coding sequence ATGACAGACCAGGCCCCCGAGGCGGAACCCGATATACCCGGCAAGCCGACGTCCGCCTCCCGGACCACGCTGAGCCACATCATGACCCACAGCGACACCAACCTCCTCGGGACGGTGCACGGCGGTGTGATCATGAAGCTCGTGGACGACGCGGCGGGCGCGGTCGCCGGCCGTCACTCGGGCGGCCCCGCCGTCACCGCGTCCATGGACGAGATGGTGTTCCTCGAGCCGGTTCGCGTCGGCGACCTCGTCCACGTCAAGGCCCAGGTCAACTGGACCGGCCGGACGTCGATGGAGGTGGGGGTCCGGGTCCTCGCCGAGCGCTGGAACGAGTCGACCCCGGCCACCCAGGTCGGCTCGGCCTACCTCGTCTTCGCGGCGGTCGACGCGGACGGCAAGCCGCGCCGGGTGCCGCGGGTCCTGCCGGAGACGGACCGGGACCGCCGGCGCTACCAGGAGGCCCAGATCAGGCGCACACACCGGCTGGCGAGGCGCCGGGAGATCCGTGAGCTGCGCGAACGCAGGGTGGCGGAGGGGTACGCGGACTAG
- a CDS encoding LCP family protein, whose translation MRAVTTLSVVVLASAGIGHSVMAGLDADIARVDPFKDMKNRPAAGHGMNVLLVGTDGRDKITERERRKYRLGGAPCHCTDTIMIVHISADRERATVVSLPRDSYAEIPARVDETTHRTYPAHPIKLNAAYAEGGPQLTVRTVEDMTHLKIDHYLEVDFITFMRTVDVLGGVQVCTALPLKDSYTGLNLSPGTHTLGGGQALQYVRARHIDAASDLGRMKRQQRFLAALIERATSSGVLLNPIRFRDVTRAVLGSVRADTGFGTDELLDLGRAMRSFSPSSSEFTTVPIGQLAYPVKGIGSTLKWDRAGSDRLFRSLRDDQPLAPAPAPAPAASPKPQGPPPATVEVAPATIRVQVENGTATAGVARRMDAALAATGFATNHRPVTAAHRDLKRTVVSFDPRWDRSARSLAAALPGSELRAVPGLGPVLRVTVGADFKGAVRKVRVDEPAPQGAAAVIRGDEKVC comes from the coding sequence ATGCGGGCGGTCACCACACTCTCGGTGGTGGTGCTGGCGTCGGCCGGGATCGGACACTCGGTGATGGCCGGCCTGGACGCGGACATCGCCCGGGTCGACCCCTTCAAGGACATGAAGAACCGTCCCGCCGCCGGCCACGGCATGAACGTCCTGCTGGTCGGCACCGACGGCCGCGACAAGATCACCGAACGGGAACGGCGCAAGTACCGGCTGGGCGGGGCGCCCTGCCACTGCACCGACACGATCATGATCGTGCACATCTCGGCGGACCGGGAGCGGGCCACCGTGGTCAGCCTGCCACGCGACTCGTACGCCGAGATCCCGGCCCGTGTGGACGAGACGACGCACCGCACCTACCCGGCCCACCCCATCAAGCTGAACGCGGCCTACGCGGAGGGCGGCCCGCAGCTCACCGTCCGCACGGTCGAGGACATGACCCACCTGAAGATCGACCACTACCTGGAGGTCGACTTCATCACGTTCATGCGGACCGTCGACGTGCTCGGCGGGGTCCAGGTCTGCACCGCCCTGCCGTTGAAGGACTCCTACACCGGCCTGAACCTCTCCCCCGGCACCCACACCCTGGGCGGCGGCCAGGCCCTGCAGTACGTCCGCGCCCGGCACATCGACGCGGCGAGCGACCTGGGCCGGATGAAGCGGCAGCAGCGGTTCCTGGCGGCGCTGATCGAGCGGGCGACGTCGAGCGGGGTGCTGCTCAACCCGATCCGGTTCCGGGACGTGACACGGGCGGTGCTGGGGTCGGTACGGGCGGACACCGGGTTCGGCACGGACGAGCTGCTGGACCTCGGCCGGGCGATGCGCAGCTTCTCCCCGTCCTCGTCGGAGTTCACGACGGTTCCCATCGGGCAGCTGGCCTACCCGGTGAAAGGCATCGGCTCGACGCTGAAGTGGGACCGGGCCGGGTCCGACCGGCTGTTCCGGTCCCTGCGTGATGACCAGCCGCTCGCCCCCGCACCGGCGCCGGCGCCCGCGGCGTCGCCGAAGCCGCAGGGGCCGCCGCCCGCGACGGTGGAGGTGGCGCCGGCCACGATCCGGGTCCAGGTGGAGAACGGCACGGCCACGGCGGGGGTGGCGCGGCGGATGGACGCGGCGCTGGCGGCGACGGGCTTCGCGACGAACCACCGGCCGGTGACGGCCGCCCACCGCGACCTGAAGCGGACGGTCGTCTCCTTCGACCCGCGCTGGGACCGCTCGGCCCGCTCCCTGGCCGCCGCGCTCCCGGGCAGCGAGTTGCGGGCCGTGCCGGGGCTCGGGCCGGTGCTGCGGGTGACGGTGGGGGCGGACTTCAAGGGGGCGGTGCGGAAGGTACGGGTGGACGAGCCGGCACCACAGGGAGCCGCCGCTGTCATCCGGGGGGACGAGAAGGTGTGCTGA